The Vicia villosa cultivar HV-30 ecotype Madison, WI linkage group LG1, Vvil1.0, whole genome shotgun sequence genome includes a region encoding these proteins:
- the LOC131643404 gene encoding uncharacterized protein LOC131643404, with amino-acid sequence MAYLRPTLSQISLSQSNFPRNSTWNNPQHCFFHKRIAKLQNFNSSKSSTSFRVCSSSKDTQNQNNGEEPPESLFMKELKRRGMNPTSLLEDYKQPNYGLDEEAFVNEEDKSFPKRKAVSTDVERGLENQRERSMALNSEGLEGLVPRAKLLLTLGGTFFLAFGPLILITVAFFSALYFYFGPSFVHDGSKLSLSTPQYVDPYALLEDDRISQIAPRLN; translated from the exons ATGGCGTATTTGAGACCTACCCTCTCTCAAATTTCCCTTTCCCAATCCAATTTTCCCAGAAATTCTACATGGAATAATCCTCAACACTGTTTTTTCCATAAAAGGATCGCAAAGTTGCAGAATTTCAACTCTTCTAAATCTTCCACCTCTTTCAGGGTCTGCTCTAGTTCTAAAGATACACAGAACCAAAACAATG GAGAAGAGCCTCCAGAGTCATTATTTATGAAGGAATTGAAGAGGAGAGGAATGAATCCTACATCATTGCTTGAGGATTACAAGCAACCCAACTATGGACTTGATGAAGAGGCTTTTGTGAATGAAGAAGATAAAAGTTTCCCAAAGAGAAAGGCGGTGTCAACCGATGTTGAGAGGGGTCTTGAAAATCAAAGGGAGCGGTCTATGGCGCTGAACAGTGAAGGTCTTGAG GGCTTGGTGCCTCGAGCTAAACTTCTATTGACACTTGGGGGAACATTCTTCTTAGCATTTGGACCGTTGATCCTCATAACCGTGGCATTTTTTTCTGCTCTTTACTTC TATTTTGGACCGAGTTTTGTTCATGACGGAAGCAAGCTGTCACTATCAACTCCACAATATGTGGACCCTTACGCACTCTTAGAAGATGATAGAATATCTCAGATCGCGCCTCGGCTAAACTAA